One Brockia lithotrophica genomic region harbors:
- a CDS encoding SSU ribosomal protein S20p yields the protein MPNKRSAEKRLRQSLKRRQRNLLIKADLRIRVKQLERAIKNGEPLEKVHELYNLAAKRLEMAASKGVIHRNKAARKKSRLMAKVNAYAASLAQAGGSAEEA from the coding sequence ATGCCCAACAAGCGGTCGGCGGAAAAGCGCCTGCGCCAGAGCTTGAAGCGGCGACAGCGCAACCTGCTCATCAAGGCGGACCTGCGCATTCGCGTAAAGCAGCTCGAACGCGCAATCAAAAACGGCGAGCCCTTGGAGAAGGTGCACGAGTTGTACAACCTCGCCGCCAAGCGCCTCGAAATGGCCGCCTCCAAGGGCGTCATCCACCGGAACAAGGCGGCGCGCAAGAAGTCGCGCCTTATGGCCAAAGTGAACGCGTACGCCGCAAGCCTCGCGCAGGCGGGCGGATCTGCGGAAGAAGCCTAA
- a CDS encoding Stage II sporulation protein P: MRRKMKFSPFSFLVDLVFVVGGIAVLGMALGKTLASLPPRAHLTILLPPYGETVDRETLAHAVVSRLPLLGELPDPYTSGAGSDAPLFGNLSKVPPSTAGPEGKATTPEQELPVHAPKPDLAQVKATLPAVLVYHTHDRESWIEVTRGRKESYGLDPDVNITLVGKAFVDELDRLGVPTLHDTTDIYALLLRDGLAYGHSYAKSREVVETYLAGDPRITYIFDIHRDGVPREQSTAQIDGRPYAKVMFVIGKGNPNWQTNAALAQELVRRLEARYPGITRPTVYHERTEGRNGEYNQSLSPHALTVEIGGIENTREESERTARLLARVFFEYYADAVPVVRQIVGADGGEAK; this comes from the coding sequence GTGCGGCGGAAGATGAAGTTCTCGCCCTTCTCCTTCCTCGTAGACCTCGTCTTCGTCGTCGGAGGCATTGCCGTCCTCGGGATGGCACTCGGGAAGACCCTCGCCTCCTTGCCGCCTCGGGCCCACCTCACCATTCTCTTGCCTCCGTACGGAGAGACGGTCGACCGCGAGACGCTTGCGCACGCCGTCGTCTCAAGGCTGCCTCTTCTCGGAGAACTCCCCGATCCGTACACGAGCGGGGCGGGAAGCGACGCTCCCCTTTTCGGGAACCTTTCGAAGGTACCTCCGTCGACGGCGGGGCCGGAAGGGAAGGCGACGACTCCGGAGCAAGAACTCCCGGTGCACGCCCCCAAGCCGGATCTCGCCCAGGTCAAGGCCACCCTTCCCGCGGTGCTGGTCTACCATACCCACGACCGCGAGTCGTGGATCGAGGTCACCCGTGGACGGAAGGAAAGCTACGGTCTCGACCCCGACGTGAACATCACCCTCGTGGGGAAGGCCTTCGTCGACGAGCTCGACCGCCTGGGAGTTCCGACCCTTCACGACACGACGGACATCTACGCCCTCCTCCTTCGCGACGGACTCGCCTACGGGCATTCGTACGCCAAGTCGCGCGAGGTCGTAGAGACCTATCTCGCCGGGGACCCCCGCATCACGTACATCTTCGACATCCACCGCGACGGCGTACCTCGGGAGCAGTCGACCGCCCAAATCGACGGACGTCCCTACGCTAAAGTCATGTTTGTGATCGGAAAGGGGAACCCGAACTGGCAGACAAATGCCGCCCTCGCCCAGGAGCTCGTCCGCCGTCTCGAAGCGCGCTACCCCGGAATTACGCGTCCCACGGTGTACCACGAGCGGACGGAAGGACGGAACGGAGAGTACAACCAGTCCCTTTCTCCGCACGCCCTGACCGTGGAAATCGGCGGCATCGAAAATACGCGCGAGGAGAGCGAGCGGACCGCCCGCCTTCTCGCCCGGGTGTTCTTTGAGTATTACGCGGACGCCGTACCCGTCGTCCGCCAAATCGTCGGCGCGGACGGGGGGGAGGCGAAGTGA
- a CDS encoding 3-oxoacyl-[acyl-carrier protein] reductase — protein MRALSDQLVLVTGSSRGLGAAIAEAFVREGARVVVNYVRNREAAEALVRRLGDRAVAVQADVIKTKDVEELVRAARERFGMPVTTLVINAVDYAFDPEKRPTVETLEWPGLVRQFSLTVLQTYLLVRAVLPDMREAGFGRIVAVGTNLVHDPVVPYHDYIAAKGALLAFVRSLAKDLGPDGITANVVSPGLIRVTDASRHTSEEVFRQVAEASALRRVVTPEEVADAVLFFASPWARAITGQELVVDGGLVMR, from the coding sequence TTGCGCGCCCTTTCCGACCAACTCGTACTCGTCACCGGTTCGTCCCGTGGACTCGGGGCGGCGATCGCCGAGGCGTTCGTCCGTGAAGGGGCCCGCGTCGTGGTGAACTACGTGCGCAACCGCGAAGCGGCGGAGGCGCTCGTAAGGCGGCTGGGAGATCGCGCCGTAGCCGTACAGGCGGACGTCATCAAGACCAAGGACGTTGAAGAGCTCGTGCGCGCGGCACGTGAGCGCTTCGGAATGCCCGTCACCACCCTCGTGATCAACGCCGTGGATTACGCGTTTGACCCCGAGAAGCGTCCTACGGTGGAGACGCTGGAGTGGCCCGGCCTCGTGCGCCAGTTTAGCCTCACCGTGCTCCAGACGTACCTCCTCGTGCGCGCCGTCCTCCCCGACATGCGGGAGGCGGGATTCGGCCGGATCGTCGCCGTCGGTACGAACCTCGTGCACGATCCGGTCGTGCCTTACCACGACTACATCGCGGCCAAGGGAGCTCTTCTCGCCTTCGTGCGAAGCCTCGCCAAGGACCTCGGCCCCGACGGGATTACGGCAAACGTGGTCTCCCCGGGGCTCATCCGCGTCACCGATGCGAGCCGGCACACCTCCGAAGAGGTCTTCCGCCAGGTGGCCGAAGCGAGCGCCCTCCGACGTGTCGTCACGCCCGAAGAGGTGGCCGATGCGGTGCTCTTCTTCGCCTCGCCGTGGGCGCGGGCGATCACGGGGCAGGAACTCGTCGTCGACGGCGGCCTCGTCATGCGCTGA
- a CDS encoding Iojap protein yields the protein MGLYDEERHDLVRSESPEAEAVGSAQGAGIRNTVRGATEGDARAVAVSLGNAALAKKGEDVLLLDVRGLTLIADYFLLVTGKNRVHVRALSDAVEEEARKVGRRARRTEGLDEGRWVLLDYGDVIVHLFTEEERAYYQLERLWGDAPRELLGGGEVDPQEESVHP from the coding sequence GTGGGCTTGTACGACGAAGAACGCCACGATCTCGTCCGTTCCGAGTCCCCGGAGGCCGAAGCCGTCGGGTCGGCCCAGGGAGCGGGGATTCGGAACACGGTCCGAGGCGCGACGGAAGGGGACGCACGCGCGGTGGCGGTGAGCTTGGGGAACGCCGCCCTCGCCAAGAAGGGGGAGGACGTACTCCTCCTCGACGTTCGCGGGCTCACGCTCATCGCCGACTACTTTCTCCTCGTGACGGGAAAAAACCGCGTACACGTCCGCGCCCTGAGCGACGCCGTGGAAGAAGAGGCGCGCAAGGTGGGGAGGCGTGCGCGGCGGACGGAAGGACTTGACGAGGGACGCTGGGTCCTCCTCGACTACGGCGACGTGATCGTCCATCTCTTCACGGAGGAAGAACGCGCGTACTACCAGCTCGAACGGCTGTGGGGCGATGCCCCCCGCGAGCTCTTGGGGGGCGGGGAGGTAGATCCCCAAGAGGAGTCGGTTCATCCGTAG
- a CDS encoding Hydrolase (HAD superfamily), YqeK, with protein sequence MVDLDRIRNEVFADLSPGRRRHVEGVVATSLRFAERLGVDRSKAELAALLHDMCKEWPKERQAEVLRRHRDTLWLDYDAHLWHAPCASYVARERFGVEDPFVLEAVYYHTTGRAAMSPLDLVLWVADYVEPSRDFPGVEAVRALAEVDLYAAFCHGVRETILELAWEEERIFPLALDAYNACVRRRWRQTGSIEDE encoded by the coding sequence GTGGTCGATCTCGATCGGATCCGAAACGAGGTATTCGCCGACCTTTCTCCCGGACGCAGGCGACACGTGGAAGGGGTCGTGGCGACGTCGCTGCGCTTTGCGGAACGCCTGGGCGTAGACCGCTCAAAGGCGGAGCTTGCGGCCCTCCTCCACGACATGTGCAAGGAGTGGCCGAAGGAGCGGCAGGCGGAAGTCCTCCGCCGCCATCGCGATACCCTGTGGCTCGACTACGACGCCCACCTCTGGCACGCTCCCTGCGCGAGCTACGTCGCCCGCGAGCGCTTCGGCGTGGAAGATCCCTTCGTTTTGGAAGCGGTATACTACCACACGACGGGACGTGCGGCCATGTCGCCCCTCGACCTCGTCCTGTGGGTGGCCGATTACGTAGAACCTTCCCGCGACTTTCCGGGCGTCGAGGCCGTCCGCGCGTTGGCCGAGGTGGATCTCTACGCGGCGTTCTGCCACGGCGTGCGCGAGACGATCCTCGAGCTCGCGTGGGAGGAAGAGAGGATTTTCCCCCTCGCCCTTGACGCGTACAACGCGTGCGTGCGCCGGAGGTGGCGTCAGACAGGATCGATCGAAGACGAATGA
- a CDS encoding DNA polymerase III delta subunit, translating into MTASSSDKPRGRGSPARASEPKGKLPLAVLVGEDASLLEAVARSLVASLREKDGEEGNSCPGGELGTRFCAAVSALFPPLSRRLDLAAFAAAKAEADAPTPAAAGDWAVEGFETIVLDVEADGWEAVVREWASGSFFSRGKLLWAKGATFLGTAEGGKPLREFEVWAEEAERNWPQETALLIFVPQARLDRRKRAVAWVERHAAGVLSLGLPAARGRIAFVQEVARASGIRFTEEALAYLEYALPAEYSALRLAVDKLALYAQTRKGEVLGGEEVRLLIPPPEEGDAFPLLSAVWRGDVREMEMHWSALPGGPNEAIRLLALVAQRIERFLVLRHLKGQGHRTEEDLARASGMHPYAVRMALRESARYSEEELVRYYLEAAELDGRFKSIYREEERREALWLFLLRIATKVAHTSAD; encoded by the coding sequence GTGACCGCTTCTTCGTCGGACAAGCCCAGAGGGAGGGGTTCGCCCGCCCGGGCAAGCGAACCGAAGGGCAAACTTCCGCTCGCCGTCCTCGTCGGGGAAGATGCCTCGCTCCTCGAGGCGGTCGCCCGCTCCCTGGTTGCCTCCCTCCGGGAGAAAGACGGCGAGGAAGGGAATTCGTGTCCCGGGGGAGAACTCGGCACCCGTTTTTGCGCTGCCGTCTCCGCTCTCTTCCCGCCGCTGAGCCGGCGGTTGGACCTCGCCGCGTTCGCTGCGGCGAAGGCCGAGGCAGACGCGCCCACCCCTGCGGCCGCAGGGGATTGGGCAGTGGAAGGTTTCGAAACCATCGTCCTCGACGTGGAAGCCGACGGATGGGAGGCCGTGGTTCGGGAATGGGCATCGGGCTCGTTTTTCTCTCGGGGGAAGCTCCTTTGGGCGAAAGGGGCGACGTTCCTGGGGACGGCCGAAGGCGGTAAGCCCCTTCGGGAGTTCGAGGTGTGGGCGGAGGAGGCGGAGCGCAACTGGCCGCAGGAAACCGCGCTCCTCATCTTCGTGCCGCAGGCACGCCTCGATCGGCGCAAACGCGCAGTCGCCTGGGTGGAACGACACGCCGCGGGCGTACTTTCCCTTGGATTGCCCGCCGCCCGAGGACGCATCGCCTTCGTGCAAGAGGTCGCCCGCGCGAGCGGCATAAGGTTTACGGAAGAGGCGTTGGCCTACCTCGAATACGCGCTTCCCGCGGAGTACTCAGCCCTGCGCCTTGCCGTAGACAAACTCGCCCTCTACGCCCAAACCCGGAAGGGAGAGGTGCTCGGGGGAGAAGAAGTACGCCTCCTCATCCCGCCGCCGGAGGAAGGGGATGCCTTTCCCCTCCTTTCCGCCGTATGGCGCGGAGACGTGCGGGAGATGGAAATGCACTGGTCGGCACTCCCCGGCGGCCCGAACGAAGCGATACGGCTTCTCGCCCTCGTCGCTCAGCGCATCGAGCGTTTCCTCGTCCTCCGCCATCTAAAGGGCCAAGGGCACCGCACGGAGGAGGACCTCGCCCGCGCCTCCGGCATGCATCCTTACGCCGTCCGCATGGCCCTGCGCGAAAGCGCCCGCTATTCCGAGGAAGAGCTCGTCCGCTACTACCTTGAAGCCGCGGAGTTGGACGGACGATTTAAGAGCATCTACCGCGAAGAAGAGCGACGCGAGGCTCTGTGGCTGTTCCTCCTGAGGATCGCGACGAAGGTCGCACACACCTCGGCGGATTAA
- a CDS encoding Endopeptidase spore protease Gpr, translating into MERPMAFPDLMRTDLALEAREAVRARDGEEVDGVDVDVEEDDDIRITRMEIRTDAAANRLGKAKGKYTTLEAPRLREEDRTFLPRVVDRLASELHRYFEDFGIGPDDLVLVVGLGNRDVTPDALGPEVVARVHVTNHLFAAEGVDLSGFRPVAAVAPGVLGTTGIETGEIVAALARAVAPRAIVAVDALRAHRLERLHTTVQLSDTGIVPGSGLGMKRRPLTRVELGVPVLAVGIPTVVDAATIVADTLHVLERSIGRRLAWETDPPPRGRLVPSDAFSGIAPSSVRESEPVSEVRQAILGFLGELSDDERHSLFVEVLGPVEYNFIVTPKDIDAFVDRAATVLASALNRALHPDVTEGNYGVF; encoded by the coding sequence ATGGAACGGCCCATGGCCTTCCCCGACCTCATGCGCACGGACTTGGCCCTAGAAGCGCGGGAGGCCGTGCGTGCCCGGGATGGGGAGGAAGTGGACGGGGTAGACGTGGACGTCGAAGAGGACGACGACATTCGGATCACGCGCATGGAAATTCGCACGGATGCCGCAGCGAATCGCCTCGGAAAGGCAAAGGGGAAGTACACGACCCTCGAAGCCCCTCGCCTGCGCGAAGAGGACCGTACGTTTCTCCCGCGCGTCGTAGACCGCCTGGCCTCCGAGTTGCATCGGTACTTCGAGGATTTCGGGATCGGGCCGGACGACCTCGTACTCGTCGTCGGCCTCGGAAACCGCGACGTCACGCCGGACGCCCTTGGTCCCGAGGTCGTCGCCCGCGTCCACGTCACCAACCACCTCTTCGCTGCGGAAGGCGTCGATCTTTCTGGTTTCCGTCCCGTAGCCGCCGTTGCTCCGGGGGTTTTGGGCACGACGGGGATTGAAACGGGAGAAATCGTCGCCGCGCTGGCGCGCGCCGTCGCCCCCCGCGCCATCGTCGCCGTCGACGCCTTGCGCGCCCACCGCCTCGAGCGCCTGCACACGACGGTACAACTCTCGGACACGGGGATCGTACCGGGATCGGGTCTAGGGATGAAGCGCCGTCCGCTCACGCGAGTGGAGCTCGGCGTTCCCGTCCTTGCCGTCGGGATTCCCACGGTCGTGGATGCCGCGACGATCGTGGCCGACACGCTCCACGTCCTCGAGCGTTCGATTGGGCGGCGTTTGGCGTGGGAGACCGATCCTCCGCCAAGGGGGAGGCTCGTTCCTTCCGACGCGTTTTCCGGAATCGCCCCCTCGTCCGTGCGCGAGTCCGAACCCGTGTCCGAGGTGCGTCAGGCGATCCTCGGCTTTCTAGGCGAGCTTTCGGACGACGAGCGGCACTCCCTCTTTGTCGAGGTCCTTGGACCCGTGGAGTACAACTTCATCGTCACCCCCAAAGACATCGACGCCTTCGTCGACCGCGCCGCCACCGTTCTGGCTTCGGCGCTGAACCGCGCCCTTCACCCCGACGTCACGGAGGGCAACTACGGCGTGTTTTGA
- a CDS encoding DinG family ATP-dependent helicase YoaA — MDELRTQLEGYADSLFAEGGILSRILPGYRPRSVQRELFHALIGSLLSGRPLLAEATTGTGKTLAYLLAASLYAVLAEDKVVVATHTLPLQEQIVNREWPVAREALRQLGLPVPRLEIARGRGNYVCLRRLFAWAEPILTGHARGAGTPYVPLAVELVGQAPDLKEGLREEFAGKIPAEVWEEIRADPEDCLYHASPYYDRCYVQRARRRLAEAEVVVTNHALYLTDVARTRAGEAGVLPPHGRVLFDEAHRLADVFPAFFGREITLGRAYALYDEVRRRRRAWVNHAFPAEGERAHLLYLLENFFVGFRATFGEIARRVLPSSALEGSGSDLPSGGIEEGERAGRLTPPFDVPRHEREAYELLRNFLTRKREEFDASDPGAAGIRGFLRRLDALVQDLEFFLGGEGGDAWVYGWSASGSEGRRAAPTEADAFHTSSLDKGARVTSSAESQDRNVSPASEGVTFFARPLDAGEVLGDHWEKVTPLFLSATLAVAGEVDLFAREMGLRSYSTFLAEPPPGTFGQLLYIGVREGPFPPAGFRAPDLHTPFVTEKLKEFYPYLGGKVLVLFTNFRAIEEVAATLSSWAEAEGVELLAHSPESSRDDLLERFRRASRALLLGNDTFWEGIDLRGESLRAVVITKIPFPNPRDPLVAALAARHSGGRGDEFRSYMLPKAIVKLRQGLGRLIRHETDRGVVVFLDPRLFRRSYGRLILQSLPRGAWGEVGDVPAFFAAASGERGSEAGDAASSPV; from the coding sequence GTGGACGAGCTTCGGACACAGCTCGAAGGATACGCGGATTCCCTGTTTGCCGAAGGCGGGATCCTCTCCCGGATCCTCCCTGGATACCGGCCGCGTTCCGTTCAGCGCGAGCTCTTCCACGCGCTCATCGGGTCCCTCCTTTCCGGTCGCCCTCTTCTCGCCGAGGCGACGACGGGAACGGGGAAGACCTTAGCCTACCTCTTGGCCGCTTCCCTGTACGCCGTCCTTGCGGAGGACAAGGTGGTCGTCGCGACGCACACGCTCCCCCTGCAAGAGCAGATCGTCAACCGGGAGTGGCCCGTAGCCCGCGAAGCCCTGAGGCAGTTGGGCCTTCCCGTTCCCCGCCTCGAAATCGCCCGTGGGCGGGGAAACTACGTATGCCTGCGGCGTTTGTTTGCCTGGGCGGAGCCCATCCTCACCGGCCACGCCCGGGGCGCGGGGACTCCCTACGTTCCTCTTGCCGTCGAGCTCGTCGGGCAAGCCCCGGACCTCAAGGAAGGGTTGCGGGAGGAATTCGCGGGGAAGATCCCGGCGGAGGTTTGGGAGGAGATCCGTGCGGATCCCGAAGACTGCCTGTACCACGCCTCTCCCTACTACGACCGCTGCTACGTCCAGCGGGCGCGCCGCCGCTTGGCGGAGGCAGAGGTTGTCGTCACGAACCACGCCCTCTACCTCACGGACGTCGCCCGCACCCGCGCCGGAGAGGCGGGGGTTTTGCCGCCGCACGGGCGCGTCCTCTTTGACGAAGCGCACCGACTGGCGGACGTATTCCCAGCATTTTTCGGCCGCGAAATCACCCTTGGCCGAGCCTATGCGCTGTACGACGAGGTGCGCCGACGGCGCCGGGCTTGGGTAAATCACGCCTTCCCTGCTGAGGGCGAGCGTGCGCACCTTCTCTACCTCTTGGAGAACTTCTTCGTCGGCTTCCGCGCGACGTTTGGAGAGATCGCCCGGCGGGTCTTACCCTCGTCGGCGCTCGAGGGGAGCGGGTCGGACCTACCTTCGGGGGGTATCGAGGAAGGGGAGCGCGCCGGTCGCCTCACCCCTCCGTTCGACGTCCCCCGGCACGAGCGCGAGGCGTACGAGCTCCTCCGAAATTTTCTCACGCGCAAGCGCGAGGAATTCGACGCCTCCGACCCGGGGGCCGCGGGAATTCGCGGCTTTCTCCGCCGTCTCGATGCCCTCGTACAGGACCTCGAGTTTTTCCTCGGCGGCGAAGGCGGCGACGCCTGGGTGTACGGTTGGTCGGCTTCGGGTTCAGAAGGCCGCCGGGCGGCGCCGACGGAAGCGGACGCCTTCCACACCTCATCTTTGGACAAAGGAGCTCGCGTCACCTCATCTGCGGAATCCCAGGACCGTAACGTTTCCCCTGCCTCGGAAGGCGTGACGTTTTTTGCCCGGCCCCTCGATGCGGGAGAGGTGCTCGGCGACCACTGGGAAAAGGTCACTCCCCTGTTCTTGAGCGCCACGCTCGCCGTCGCCGGGGAAGTGGACCTCTTTGCCCGGGAAATGGGACTCCGCTCGTACTCGACGTTCCTCGCGGAGCCCCCGCCGGGGACCTTCGGGCAGCTCCTCTACATCGGGGTGCGCGAGGGTCCCTTTCCTCCCGCGGGCTTCCGGGCTCCCGACCTCCACACCCCCTTCGTGACGGAAAAGCTCAAGGAGTTCTATCCGTACCTCGGCGGTAAGGTTCTCGTCCTCTTTACGAACTTCCGGGCGATCGAAGAAGTCGCCGCCACCTTATCCTCCTGGGCCGAGGCGGAGGGCGTGGAACTTCTCGCCCACTCGCCGGAGAGTTCCCGCGACGATCTCCTCGAACGCTTTCGTCGGGCGTCGCGCGCCCTTTTGCTCGGAAACGACACCTTTTGGGAGGGGATCGACCTCCGCGGCGAATCCCTGCGCGCGGTGGTGATCACCAAGATCCCCTTTCCCAACCCGCGCGACCCTTTGGTGGCAGCCTTGGCCGCGCGCCACTCCGGCGGCCGGGGGGATGAATTTCGCTCCTACATGCTTCCCAAGGCCATCGTAAAGCTCCGCCAAGGCCTAGGCCGGCTCATCCGCCACGAGACGGACCGCGGCGTCGTCGTCTTCCTCGACCCGCGCCTGTTCCGTCGTTCTTACGGACGTCTGATCCTCCAATCCCTTCCCCGGGGAGCGTGGGGAGAGGTCGGCGACGTCCCGGCCTTTTTTGCCGCGGCAAGCGGGGAGAGGGGAAGCGAGGCCGGCGATGCGGCTTCCTCGCCGGTCTAG
- a CDS encoding Leucyl-tRNA synthetase — protein sequence MYPHRAIEKRWQEYWETHETFVLKEPVDTSKPKFYVLDMFPYPSGSGLHVGHVEGYTATDIVARMKRMQGYNVLHPMGWDAFGLPAEQYALDTGNHPGPFTEKNIANFRRQLKALGFSYDWTREFATTDPKYYKWTQWIFLKFFEHGLAYMAEVPVNWCPALGTVLADEEVVDGKSERGGHPVYRIPMRQWLLKITAYADRLYADLDLLDWPEHIREMQQNWIGPSEGAEIEFPLASGDGVITVFTTRPDTLFGATYLVLAPEHPLVDRLTTPERRAEVEAYREATARKSDLERTDLAKEKTGVFTGGYALHPVTGEPLPVWIADYVLGHYGTGAIMAVPAHDERDHEFARKFGLPIVEVVKGGDVTREAYTGDGEHVNSQFLDGLGVAEAKERMIAWLEEHGRGRRKKMYRLRDWVFSRQRFWGEPIPVIHTEDGQVKPVPYDQLPVTLPDTDQIRPTGTGESPLANVKEWVETVDPETGRPARRETNTMPQWAGSSWYYLRFVDPHNDEALADYEKLKYWLPVDLYVGGAEHAVLHLLYARFWHKFLYDLGVVPTPEPFQKLFNQGIILGEDHQKMSKSRGNVVNPDEILESHGADALRLYEMFMGPLEATKAWSTSGLDGARRFLERVWRYFVGEEEVDPERRTLSARIVEDDAFFAPGWEEDPEKRQTARMYHRTVKKVSEDYENLRFNTAIAQLMTFMNHAYDVGVLPRSYAEGFVKLLYPITPHLGEELWWRLGHDETIAYEPWPAYEDRWLEVEEVELVIQVNGKLRGRQRVPKGLSEGQLRELALAHEGVRRHIEGRTVRKIVVVPDRLVNLVVE from the coding sequence ATGTACCCGCACCGCGCCATCGAGAAGCGCTGGCAGGAGTACTGGGAAACCCACGAGACGTTCGTCCTCAAAGAACCGGTAGACACTTCGAAGCCGAAATTTTACGTCTTGGACATGTTTCCCTACCCGTCGGGATCGGGTCTGCACGTGGGCCACGTAGAAGGGTACACGGCGACGGACATCGTCGCGCGCATGAAGCGCATGCAGGGGTACAACGTCCTCCACCCCATGGGGTGGGATGCCTTCGGCCTCCCGGCGGAGCAGTACGCCCTGGACACGGGCAACCACCCCGGTCCCTTCACGGAAAAGAACATCGCGAACTTCCGCCGCCAGCTCAAGGCGCTCGGGTTTTCCTACGACTGGACGCGGGAGTTCGCGACGACCGACCCGAAGTACTACAAGTGGACGCAGTGGATCTTTCTCAAGTTTTTCGAGCACGGACTCGCGTACATGGCGGAAGTGCCGGTGAACTGGTGTCCGGCCCTCGGTACGGTACTGGCAGACGAGGAGGTCGTCGACGGGAAGAGCGAACGCGGGGGACACCCCGTCTACCGGATTCCCATGCGCCAGTGGCTCCTCAAGATCACCGCGTACGCCGACCGCCTCTACGCCGACCTCGACCTTCTCGACTGGCCGGAGCACATCCGCGAGATGCAGCAAAATTGGATCGGCCCATCGGAAGGTGCGGAAATCGAGTTTCCCCTCGCGAGCGGCGACGGGGTGATCACGGTCTTTACGACGCGGCCCGACACGCTCTTCGGCGCGACGTACCTCGTCCTCGCGCCGGAACACCCGCTCGTGGACCGACTCACGACGCCCGAGAGGCGCGCGGAGGTCGAGGCGTACCGCGAGGCGACCGCGCGGAAGTCGGACCTCGAGCGCACGGACCTCGCCAAGGAAAAGACCGGGGTGTTTACCGGGGGGTACGCCCTGCACCCCGTGACCGGCGAACCCCTTCCCGTGTGGATCGCCGACTACGTCCTCGGTCACTACGGGACGGGTGCGATCATGGCCGTACCGGCCCACGACGAACGCGACCACGAGTTCGCCCGCAAGTTCGGTCTCCCCATCGTCGAGGTCGTAAAGGGCGGCGACGTCACGCGCGAGGCGTACACGGGCGACGGCGAACACGTGAACTCCCAGTTCCTCGACGGCCTGGGCGTCGCCGAGGCCAAGGAGCGGATGATCGCCTGGCTCGAGGAGCACGGCCGCGGACGTCGGAAGAAGATGTACCGCCTTCGGGACTGGGTGTTCAGCCGGCAGCGCTTCTGGGGAGAACCGATTCCCGTGATCCACACGGAGGACGGGCAGGTGAAGCCCGTGCCTTACGACCAGCTTCCCGTCACCCTCCCCGATACGGATCAGATCCGTCCCACGGGCACGGGAGAGTCGCCCCTGGCCAACGTGAAGGAATGGGTGGAGACCGTCGACCCGGAGACGGGGCGGCCGGCGCGGCGCGAGACGAACACGATGCCTCAGTGGGCGGGGAGCTCTTGGTACTACCTGCGCTTCGTCGATCCGCACAACGACGAGGCACTGGCAGACTACGAAAAGCTCAAGTACTGGCTCCCCGTGGATCTGTACGTGGGCGGCGCCGAACACGCCGTTCTCCACCTCCTGTACGCCCGCTTCTGGCACAAGTTCCTGTACGATCTCGGGGTCGTCCCTACTCCCGAGCCGTTCCAGAAGCTCTTTAACCAAGGAATCATCCTCGGGGAAGACCACCAAAAGATGTCCAAGTCGCGGGGGAACGTCGTAAACCCCGACGAGATCCTCGAGAGCCACGGCGCGGACGCTTTGCGCCTCTACGAGATGTTCATGGGGCCTCTGGAGGCGACGAAGGCTTGGTCGACGTCGGGGCTCGACGGCGCGCGCCGTTTCCTCGAGCGCGTGTGGCGGTACTTCGTGGGAGAGGAAGAGGTAGACCCCGAGCGGCGGACGCTTTCCGCGCGCATCGTCGAAGACGATGCCTTCTTCGCGCCGGGGTGGGAAGAGGACCCCGAGAAGCGGCAGACGGCACGGATGTACCACCGGACGGTCAAAAAGGTGAGCGAGGACTACGAAAACCTGCGCTTCAACACGGCCATCGCCCAGCTCATGACCTTCATGAACCACGCGTACGACGTGGGGGTTCTTCCCCGGAGCTACGCGGAGGGCTTCGTGAAGCTCCTCTACCCGATCACGCCGCACCTCGGCGAGGAGCTCTGGTGGCGGCTTGGGCACGACGAGACGATCGCGTACGAGCCCTGGCCCGCGTACGAGGACCGCTGGCTCGAGGTCGAAGAGGTGGAGCTCGTCATCCAGGTGAACGGGAAGCTCCGCGGCCGCCAGCGCGTTCCCAAGGGGCTTTCGGAGGGACAGCTTCGCGAGCTCGCCCTCGCGCACGAGGGCGTGCGCCGGCACATCGAGGGACGGACGGTGCGCAAGATCGTCGTCGTCCCCGATCGCCTCGTCAACCTCGTCGTGGAGTAA